The DNA sequence TATAGGAAAAACCAGGTGCAACTCCCGGCCTTGGGCGGCAGATCCAAACCCTGGCTGCCTGTATGCTTCTTTTCTATAGGCCTGTCCGTCCCGGCTGCAGGACAATATAGGCGCTACGGTGATATTCTACCATTTTTCAGGCGCAAGCGCTTTAAAATTCATGAACTTTATTCAGGCTTTTGCCGGTCCCGATGGTGCCCGGGCCCCCGAAGGACCTTGCCGACTTTCAGGACGTGGGAGAGACTGTTTTTGATCTCATGGAATCCCATATCGGCCACAGGCTTCCTGGCGATGATGACATAGTCATACTCATTATGTATGGAAGCATCCAGCTCATGAAATGCCTGGCGGACATATCTTTTGATTTGGTTCCGGACCACTGCATTGCCGATCTTTTTGCTGACGGAAAGGCCGATGCGGAAGTGCTCCTGCCCCGTTTTCTTCAATGCATATATAACAAATTGACGGTTAGCAAATGACTTTCCTTTTTTAAAGGCTTCCTGAAATTCTTTATTCTTTTTGACTCTGAACTCTTTTTTCATGCCATTTACTCCTCAATCTTAGAAAGCTCTGTCATTCATCCTTTAAGGAAAAGAGCGGGCAGGCAGCCGATCGGCAGCCTGCCGCAATCCAAAAAGGATCCCTTTACCTTTATAACCACAACCGGCTCCTTCTATAAGAAGCCGGATCCATTATCTTTTCAAAAAGGAAAAAAGACCACTGACGTTTCAGTGGCCTAAGCAGATAATACTTTTCTTCCCTTTTGACGGCGGCGCGCTAAAACCTTGCGTCCGTTTG is a window from the Bacillus infantis NRRL B-14911 genome containing:
- the rnpA gene encoding ribonuclease P protein component, with product MKKEFRVKKNKEFQEAFKKGKSFANRQFVIYALKKTGQEHFRIGLSVSKKIGNAVVRNQIKRYVRQAFHELDASIHNEYDYVIIARKPVADMGFHEIKNSLSHVLKVGKVLRGPGHHRDRQKPE